Proteins found in one Ovis canadensis isolate MfBH-ARS-UI-01 breed Bighorn chromosome 20, ARS-UI_OviCan_v2, whole genome shotgun sequence genomic segment:
- the LOC138425158 gene encoding LOW QUALITY PROTEIN: olfactory receptor 2H1-like (The sequence of the model RefSeq protein was modified relative to this genomic sequence to represent the inferred CDS: inserted 1 base in 1 codon), whose protein sequence is MEKEEVENFKKQTPTLSPPSNHPGSTGAGPRQKTIRLCTLKGEFMVWTGTGHGQPQLPVGFFLLGFSEHPGLERNLFVVVSISYPLTLVGNTLIILLSVLDPRLHSPMYFFLSNLSFLDLCFTTSCVLQMLVHLWAPRKTISFLGCSVQLFIFLFLETTECVLLTMMAFDRYVAVYQPXHYVTIIHPCLCRQLAAVAWVFGLVESVVQTPPTLHLPFCRHRRVDDFVCEVPALIRLSCGDTTYNEIQMAVGSVFILVMPLSLILISYGAIARAVLRINSAVAWRKALGTCSSHLIVVTLFYSLVITVYLQPKNPYTQKRSKVFGLFYAVDTPLLNPFIYTLRNKEVKRTLRRLLGKGVDSRDSQGRAA, encoded by the exons atggaaaaggaagaagtagagaactttaaaaagcag acgccgactctgtccccaccttcgaatcaccctggatccaccggggctggaccccggcagaaaaCCATTAGGTTATGCACTTTAAAGGGTGAATTTATG GTCTGGACAGGAACAGGCCACGGTCAACCACAGCTCCCGGTGGGCTTCTTCCTTCTGGGCTTCTCTGAACACCCAGGGCTTGAAAGAAACCTCTTCGTGGTTGTCTCGATCTCTTACCCCCTGACTCTGGTGGGCAACACACTCATCATCCTGCTGTCCGTGCTGGACCCCAGGCTCCACTCCCcaatgtacttcttcctctccaacctcTCCTTCCTGGACCTCTGCTTCACCACAAGCTGTGTCCTGCAGATGCTGGTCCACCTCTGGGCCCCAAGAAAGACCATCAGCTTCCTTGGCTGCTCTGTCCAGCTCTTCATCTTCCTGTTCCTGGAGACCACGGAGTGTGTCCTCCTGACCATGATGGCCTTTGACCGCTACGTGGCTGTCTACCAGC TCCACTATGTCACCATCATCCACCCCTGCCTGTGCCGGCAGCTGGCGGCCGTGGCCTGGGTCTTTGGGCTGGTGGAGTCAGTAGTCCAGACACCACCAACCCTCCATCTGCCTTTCTGCCGCCACCGGCGAGTGGATGATTTTGTGTGTGAGGTCCCAGCTCTAattcgcctctcctgtggagacacCACCTACAATGAGATCCAGATGGCTGTTGGCAgtgtcttcatcttggttatGCCTCTCAGCCTCATCCTTATCTCTTACGGTGCCATTGCCCGGGCAGTGCTGAGGATTAACTCTGCCGTAGCATGGAGGAAGGCTCTGGGGACTTGCTCCTCCCACCTCATTGTGGTCACCCTCTTCTACAGCTTGGTCATTACTGTCTACCTCCAGCCCAAAAATCCCTACACCCAGAAGAGGAGCAAGGTCTTCGGTCTCTTCTATGCAGTGGACACCCCTTTACTTAATCCCTTCATATACACCCTGAGGAACAAGGAGGTCAAGAGGACGCTCAGGAGGTTGTTGGGGAAGGGTGTGGACTCCAGGGACAGCCAAGGGAGAGCAGCCTGA